A genomic region of Herbaspirillum sp. DW155 contains the following coding sequences:
- a CDS encoding ABC transporter ATP-binding protein, which translates to MTQTLLKIRDVSKRFGGLQALNGVGITIERGQIYGLIGPNGAGKTTFFNVITGLYQPDTGTFELDGKPYSPSAPHEVAKAGIARTFQNIRLFGEMTVLENVMVGCHVRTKQNVFGAVFRHKAARDEEEAIRAKSQQLLDFVGIGQFAKRTARHLSYGDQRRLEIARALATDPQLLALDEPAAGMNATEKLGLRELLVKIQAEGKTILLIEHDVKLMMGLCNRITVLDYGKPIAEGVPADVQKNPAVIEAYLGAGH; encoded by the coding sequence ATGACACAGACACTGCTCAAGATCCGCGACGTCAGCAAGCGTTTCGGCGGCCTGCAAGCCTTGAACGGCGTGGGCATCACCATCGAGCGCGGCCAGATCTATGGCCTGATCGGCCCCAACGGTGCCGGCAAGACCACCTTCTTCAACGTCATCACGGGCCTGTATCAACCCGATACCGGCACCTTCGAACTGGACGGCAAGCCCTATTCGCCGAGCGCTCCGCACGAAGTGGCCAAGGCCGGCATCGCGCGCACCTTCCAGAACATTCGCCTCTTCGGTGAAATGACCGTGCTGGAAAACGTGATGGTCGGTTGCCACGTGCGCACCAAACAAAATGTCTTCGGTGCGGTGTTCCGCCACAAGGCGGCACGCGATGAGGAAGAGGCGATCCGCGCCAAGTCGCAGCAGCTGCTGGACTTCGTGGGCATCGGCCAGTTCGCCAAGCGCACGGCGCGCCACCTCTCGTATGGCGACCAGCGCCGTCTGGAAATCGCCCGCGCCCTGGCGACCGATCCGCAACTGCTGGCGCTGGACGAACCGGCGGCCGGCATGAACGCCACCGAGAAGCTCGGCCTGCGCGAACTGCTGGTGAAGATCCAGGCCGAGGGCAAGACCATCCTGCTGATCGAACACGACGTGAAGCTGATGATGGGCCTGTGCAACCGCATCACGGTGCTGGACTACGGCAAGCCGATTGCCGAGGGCGTGCCGGCCGACGTGCAGAAGAACCCGGCGGTGATCGAGGCCTACCTCGGTGCAGGACATTAA
- a CDS encoding ABC transporter ATP-binding protein, translating to MTTNILKVEQLSVAYGGIQAVKGISLEVNDGELVTLIGANGAGKTTTLKAITGTLPSSKVDGHIYYLGHPLKGKKSFELVKDKLAMVPEGRGVFTRMSIQENLLMGAYTSNDKGQIQAEIDRWFEVFPRLKERAAQMAGTLSGGEQQMLAMARALMSHPKLLLLDEPSMGLSPIMVEKIFEVIRNVSAQGITILLVEQNAKLALQAAHRGYVMESGLITMEGQAQQMLDDPRVKAAYLGEG from the coding sequence ATGACAACCAACATCCTCAAAGTCGAACAACTGAGCGTGGCCTATGGCGGCATCCAGGCCGTCAAGGGCATCAGCCTGGAAGTCAACGACGGTGAACTGGTCACCCTGATCGGCGCCAACGGCGCGGGCAAGACCACCACCTTGAAGGCCATCACCGGCACGCTGCCCAGCAGCAAGGTGGATGGTCACATCTACTATCTCGGCCATCCCTTGAAGGGCAAGAAGTCCTTCGAGCTGGTCAAGGACAAGCTGGCGATGGTGCCGGAAGGCCGTGGCGTCTTCACCCGCATGAGCATCCAGGAAAACCTGTTGATGGGCGCCTACACCAGCAATGACAAGGGCCAGATCCAGGCCGAAATCGACCGCTGGTTCGAGGTCTTCCCGCGCCTGAAGGAACGTGCGGCGCAGATGGCGGGCACCTTGTCGGGTGGTGAACAGCAGATGCTGGCGATGGCGCGTGCGCTGATGAGCCATCCCAAGCTGCTGCTGCTGGATGAACCGTCGATGGGCTTGTCGCCGATCATGGTGGAGAAGATCTTTGAAGTGATCCGCAATGTGTCGGCGCAGGGCATCACCATCCTGCTGGTGGAACAGAACGCCAAGCTGGCGCTGCAGGCGGCGCATCGCGGTTACGTGATGGAGTCGGGTCTGATCACCATGGAAGGGCAGGCGCAGCAGATGCTGGATGATCCGCGGGTGAAGGCGGCTTATCTGGGAGAGGGTTGA
- a CDS encoding phospholipase D-like domain-containing protein, with protein sequence MATMDLDQTSRSTSIIAGTDGTFKTTVTSGLWIDDDHVYAPKRDGNDLHAFVTGKAYFADLIEKMENASSEICIAGWQINWDALMAPGKRLYDVLLQAARKKGMKIYVMPWDDTRPVRTYDVATIRVLKSINQEPDVAPGTVLAIASPSFNLTNKAYFSHHQKTIIIDRRYAYVGGIDVAYGRYDDERFSLKCDEQGREVMNRYNPCIPALLAVPFTDTVNPISLGQDNQPSHPGLAVPPSPSAPPMKPLSLAPDVLLLTERQKLKGGKWQIPYDEPQLLDLMTNGAGIDSPAPFTLDPARQARMPWQDMHVRMEGPSVADILSNFVDRWNASGGPRLPSPPPAQQFAAAGSAMVQVLRSAPAGLRKKENHRNGKTAAVCEDHIKQAMCKLIEKADHFVYIENQFFVGKMGKPVHDEPSVDGQKPGQDLSPAANFINAQKHGLSKVASWTLRQNDANKSSSLYEPPTNPICEALIKRITRAILNAEPQPFHVYITLPVHPEGDFFTTASVAVQIYWTMQTISFGTNSLLNGIRRALRARQLRDQGDKNYKRMFADTNQDMHKELEHIPMEACFDYVTLLNLRNWAKLGERYVTEQVYVHTKLMIVDDRYALFGSANINDRSLNGEGDSEIALLVADQKNSTADLCGDGVQRPVRDFARKLRMDIWRKLFAIGLKPSAVGGVRPADHLLSAIDKPACPASWRAIQKQAEENAAAYEAVFDYIPRSWSKYKKKASSIIPNWDHEKRWPRSASTTQGYPSSSLPFENEFWSRHRHEQGAVSELNKIKGFITALPIHWSEGEKNNFPYPTSLVANNDKSHFGSPKIAQSMVTQSRSSADKEA encoded by the coding sequence ATGGCCACCATGGATCTGGATCAAACCAGCAGAAGCACCAGCATCATTGCCGGGACGGATGGGACGTTCAAGACCACCGTCACAAGCGGTCTTTGGATCGACGACGATCACGTCTATGCACCCAAGCGCGATGGCAACGACCTGCATGCCTTCGTGACGGGCAAAGCCTATTTTGCCGACCTCATCGAGAAGATGGAGAACGCCAGCAGCGAGATCTGCATTGCCGGCTGGCAGATCAACTGGGACGCACTGATGGCACCGGGCAAGCGGCTCTATGACGTGCTGCTCCAGGCCGCCCGCAAGAAGGGCATGAAAATTTACGTCATGCCCTGGGATGACACGCGGCCGGTGCGCACCTACGATGTGGCCACCATTCGGGTCCTCAAGAGCATCAACCAGGAACCGGATGTGGCACCGGGCACCGTCTTGGCGATCGCTTCTCCCAGCTTCAACCTGACCAACAAAGCGTATTTCAGCCACCACCAGAAGACCATCATCATTGATCGGCGCTACGCCTATGTCGGCGGCATCGACGTGGCCTACGGCCGCTACGATGACGAGCGCTTCTCACTCAAGTGCGATGAGCAAGGGCGGGAGGTCATGAATCGCTACAACCCCTGCATTCCGGCCCTGCTGGCGGTGCCCTTCACGGACACGGTGAACCCGATCAGCCTGGGTCAGGACAATCAGCCTTCACATCCTGGCCTCGCCGTGCCACCGTCACCTTCCGCACCACCAATGAAGCCGCTGTCCCTGGCTCCGGATGTCTTGCTGCTGACCGAACGGCAGAAACTCAAAGGCGGGAAGTGGCAGATCCCCTACGACGAACCACAACTACTGGACCTCATGACCAATGGCGCAGGCATCGATTCTCCGGCCCCATTCACTCTGGACCCGGCCCGCCAGGCCCGTATGCCCTGGCAAGACATGCATGTGCGCATGGAAGGCCCGAGCGTAGCGGATATCCTGAGCAACTTCGTGGATCGATGGAACGCCAGCGGCGGCCCTCGCCTGCCATCGCCCCCTCCAGCACAACAGTTTGCGGCGGCGGGATCAGCCATGGTGCAAGTGTTACGCAGCGCCCCTGCGGGCCTGCGCAAGAAAGAGAATCACCGCAACGGAAAAACCGCCGCAGTCTGCGAGGACCATATCAAGCAAGCGATGTGCAAGCTGATCGAGAAGGCCGATCATTTCGTCTACATTGAGAACCAGTTCTTTGTAGGCAAGATGGGGAAGCCGGTTCATGACGAACCCTCTGTGGATGGCCAAAAACCTGGACAAGACCTTTCTCCGGCAGCCAATTTCATCAACGCACAAAAGCACGGCCTAAGTAAAGTCGCAAGCTGGACATTACGCCAAAATGATGCCAACAAGAGCTCTTCACTCTACGAGCCCCCCACGAATCCCATCTGTGAAGCCCTGATCAAACGCATCACGCGCGCCATCCTCAATGCCGAACCGCAGCCCTTCCACGTCTACATTACGTTGCCGGTGCATCCTGAAGGTGATTTCTTCACCACCGCATCGGTGGCCGTACAAATCTACTGGACCATGCAGACGATATCCTTCGGCACCAACAGCTTGCTCAACGGTATCCGCCGCGCCTTGCGCGCCCGTCAACTCAGAGACCAAGGCGACAAGAACTACAAGCGCATGTTTGCCGACACCAACCAGGACATGCATAAGGAGCTGGAGCACATTCCGATGGAGGCTTGCTTCGACTACGTCACGCTACTCAATCTGCGCAACTGGGCCAAACTGGGTGAGCGTTACGTGACCGAGCAAGTTTATGTGCACACCAAGCTGATGATCGTGGATGACCGCTATGCCCTCTTCGGCAGCGCCAACATCAATGATCGCAGTCTCAATGGCGAAGGCGACTCAGAAATTGCCCTGCTGGTCGCGGATCAGAAAAACAGCACGGCCGATCTGTGTGGCGATGGTGTGCAGCGACCGGTCAGGGATTTTGCGCGCAAGCTGCGCATGGATATCTGGCGCAAGTTGTTTGCGATCGGATTGAAGCCAAGTGCTGTCGGTGGCGTTAGACCTGCGGACCACTTGCTGTCGGCAATCGATAAGCCCGCTTGTCCGGCGAGCTGGCGGGCGATTCAGAAACAGGCTGAGGAGAATGCTGCGGCTTATGAGGCGGTGTTTGATTATATTCCCCGCAGCTGGAGCAAATATAAAAAGAAGGCTAGCTCAATCATTCCCAACTGGGATCACGAAAAGAGATGGCCTAGATCTGCATCCACTACGCAAGGATATCCGTCGTCATCCTTACCATTCGAGAATGAGTTCTGGAGCCGCCATCGACATGAGCAAGGAGCGGTAAGCGAACTGAATAAGATTAAAGGCTTTATCACCGCACTTCCTATCCACTGGTCGGAAGGCGAAAAAAATAATTTTCCGTATCCAACTAGTTTGGTCGCCAATAACGACAAATCTCATTTTGGCAGTCCGAAGATTGCGCAATCAATGGTGACACAATCTCGATCCTCAGCCGACAAGGAAGCATAA
- a CDS encoding type VI secretion system Vgr family protein, with product MDTTSRLLSRLIRFSAATRLYRLDIAGQTEDRFLVEAYAAVDALHAVGATEVIVLSLEADAAPSSLLGRRATLEMRLADGGVRRSTGLIHEVAKLGGDGGFCRYRLRLAPWLWLLTQASTSRVWQDKSLLEVVEDVFREFPQHADWHWSADALTCLGRLPLRSYTVQYRQTHFDFISRLLAGEGLSWRMEEHAASPQGHRMVIFADSTARSSFPEDATSAAHRGIRFHGAREQEQRDVIHALAACRSLQAASYTLLAYDYQNKQAIASSIPTHHAFGGRAAPWLESYDSAGPFAHDDGHAADRHARLMMEAAEARNKLWRGRGTVRSLQAGSRFALMQGPLAGQERDYAVLSVLGVGVNNLPAQTEAALAELFGPLPVLLDEAIAACLKTTGTAATLASDQDLIALARRMGYANVFEAIRADIPWRPVLADGTGLERRPHALAQGSQSAIVVGDRGQTQPNGPDELCCDRLGRVRIRFHWQGRHDDAAATCWVRVGQRCAGPGMGMQFLPRIGQEVLVQFIENDLERPIVLGALYNGRGEGGVAATPGGEVKVSAEIQIFQQAGDTAISGQGNLAGGHAPTWHGASADLDGHRNSAAQWGIRSKEFGGWGYNQLLFDDSNDRGRIQLKTTQAGTELNLGHLIHSADNYRGSFRGTGVELRTDAYGVIRAGRGILFSSYRVEHRAQHRDPAGDNMGQRAMARQAAHLSKTFGEAVRTHRTVGMAEGPDAMKQAIDGQAEIAQQELPATSTPLIQIAAKEGLGVVAGQHLQMANRGGVSLIVGQDAQHVSGQQFRLRTQQAIGLLAGATAAGDQGIGLQMIAAQRDIDVQAQSGGLAVQARDQLRIVSANAGVNWAAARRITLATAGGASIAIDGGNITVLCPGKLTVHAGQTLLDGPIQHLVQLPVLPRTAVDIKKLDIDLRTQDVPGPHGLALPNTPWRIVAAESGQQALAVTDKLFHGHSDGQGKIILSEADQQALLSAYNAQPGQLWLVYLDHVQNIDIARHDPSWNDMQKHMHALNAMGYSDDYAQVAGRGLNTGTLDLARKETGKARGTPLLKRLKE from the coding sequence ATGGATACCACCAGCCGTCTGCTCTCCCGCCTGATCCGCTTTTCTGCGGCAACGCGCTTGTACCGCCTGGATATTGCCGGTCAGACCGAAGACCGTTTCCTGGTCGAGGCCTACGCCGCTGTCGACGCCTTGCATGCGGTGGGCGCTACCGAAGTGATCGTCCTGAGCCTGGAGGCGGATGCAGCGCCGAGTTCCCTGCTGGGTCGCCGCGCCACGCTGGAGATGCGCCTGGCCGACGGCGGTGTCCGGCGAAGTACCGGGCTGATCCATGAAGTCGCCAAACTGGGTGGTGATGGCGGTTTCTGTCGCTATCGCCTGCGTCTGGCGCCCTGGCTCTGGCTGCTCACACAAGCCAGCACCAGCCGCGTCTGGCAAGACAAGAGCCTGCTGGAAGTGGTCGAAGACGTCTTCCGTGAATTCCCGCAACATGCCGACTGGCATTGGTCTGCCGATGCGCTGACGTGCCTGGGCCGCTTGCCGCTGCGCAGCTATACCGTCCAATACCGTCAGACGCATTTCGATTTCATCAGCCGCCTGCTGGCCGGTGAAGGGCTCTCATGGCGCATGGAAGAACATGCAGCCAGCCCGCAGGGACATCGCATGGTGATCTTTGCCGACAGTACTGCGCGCAGTTCCTTTCCCGAAGATGCGACCAGCGCGGCCCATCGCGGCATCCGCTTTCATGGCGCCCGGGAGCAGGAGCAACGGGACGTCATCCATGCCCTGGCCGCCTGCCGCAGCCTGCAAGCGGCCAGCTACACGCTGCTGGCCTACGACTACCAGAACAAACAAGCCATCGCCTCAAGCATCCCCACCCATCATGCATTCGGCGGCCGCGCTGCACCCTGGCTGGAAAGCTACGACAGCGCAGGCCCGTTCGCCCATGACGACGGCCACGCCGCAGACCGCCACGCACGCCTGATGATGGAAGCCGCCGAAGCCCGCAACAAGCTCTGGCGCGGACGCGGCACGGTGCGCAGCTTGCAGGCGGGATCGCGCTTCGCCTTGATGCAGGGACCGTTGGCCGGGCAGGAACGTGACTATGCCGTGCTCTCGGTGCTCGGTGTGGGCGTCAACAATCTGCCTGCGCAGACCGAAGCGGCACTGGCCGAATTGTTCGGCCCCTTGCCGGTCCTGCTGGACGAGGCCATCGCTGCCTGCCTCAAGACCACCGGGACGGCAGCGACTCTGGCCAGCGATCAGGACTTGATCGCGCTGGCGCGCCGCATGGGATACGCCAATGTGTTCGAAGCAATCCGCGCCGACATCCCCTGGCGCCCCGTGCTGGCCGATGGCACGGGCCTGGAGCGCCGGCCTCATGCATTGGCGCAGGGCAGCCAGAGCGCCATCGTGGTCGGCGACCGGGGGCAGACTCAGCCCAACGGTCCCGATGAACTCTGCTGCGACCGGCTGGGCCGCGTGCGCATCCGTTTCCACTGGCAGGGACGGCACGATGATGCGGCCGCGACCTGCTGGGTACGGGTGGGCCAGCGCTGCGCCGGACCGGGCATGGGGATGCAGTTCCTGCCGCGCATCGGGCAGGAAGTCCTCGTGCAATTCATCGAAAACGACCTGGAGCGACCGATTGTGCTCGGTGCCCTCTACAACGGCCGTGGGGAGGGCGGTGTCGCTGCAACGCCCGGTGGCGAGGTGAAGGTTTCTGCCGAAATCCAGATTTTTCAACAAGCCGGCGATACCGCCATCAGCGGCCAGGGCAATCTGGCGGGCGGTCACGCGCCGACCTGGCATGGTGCCAGTGCCGATCTCGACGGGCATCGCAATTCTGCTGCGCAATGGGGCATCCGCTCCAAGGAGTTTGGTGGCTGGGGATACAACCAGCTGCTCTTCGACGACAGCAACGACCGTGGCCGCATCCAGCTCAAGACCACCCAGGCCGGCACCGAACTGAACCTGGGTCACCTGATCCACAGCGCCGACAATTATCGCGGCAGCTTCCGTGGCACGGGCGTGGAATTGCGTACCGATGCCTATGGGGTGATACGTGCGGGACGCGGCATTCTGTTCTCCAGTTATCGGGTGGAACATCGCGCCCAGCATCGTGACCCCGCTGGAGACAACATGGGCCAGCGGGCGATGGCACGACAGGCTGCACACCTCAGCAAGACCTTCGGCGAGGCAGTCCGCACACATCGCACGGTGGGCATGGCAGAGGGACCCGATGCGATGAAGCAGGCCATTGACGGACAGGCCGAGATCGCGCAGCAGGAACTGCCTGCCACCAGCACGCCGCTGATCCAGATCGCTGCAAAGGAAGGACTGGGCGTGGTGGCCGGACAGCATCTGCAGATGGCCAATCGCGGGGGCGTCAGCCTGATCGTCGGACAGGATGCCCAGCACGTCAGTGGTCAGCAATTCCGGCTGCGCACGCAGCAGGCCATCGGATTGCTGGCCGGGGCAACTGCTGCCGGCGACCAGGGCATCGGCCTGCAGATGATCGCTGCACAGCGCGACATCGATGTGCAGGCACAGTCCGGCGGACTGGCCGTGCAGGCGCGTGATCAGTTGCGGATCGTCAGCGCGAATGCGGGCGTGAACTGGGCAGCGGCCCGCAGGATCACGCTAGCCACGGCGGGTGGGGCCAGTATCGCCATTGATGGCGGGAACATTACGGTGTTGTGTCCGGGAAAGTTGACCGTGCATGCGGGGCAGACCTTGCTGGATGGGCCCATCCAGCATCTCGTGCAGTTACCGGTCCTCCCACGGACGGCGGTGGACATCAAGAAGCTCGACATCGATCTGCGGACCCAGGACGTCCCGGGCCCGCATGGCCTGGCACTGCCGAATACACCCTGGCGCATCGTGGCGGCCGAGAGTGGGCAGCAGGCGCTGGCGGTGACCGACAAGCTATTCCACGGCCACAGCGACGGCCAAGGGAAGATCATCCTCTCCGAGGCCGATCAGCAAGCCCTGCTCAGCGCCTACAACGCCCAACCCGGACAGCTCTGGCTGGTCTATCTGGACCATGTACAGAACATTGACATCGCGCGCCACGATCCATCGTGGAACGACATGCAGAAACATATGCACGCGCTCAATGCCATGGGCTACAGCGACGACTACGCCCAGGTTGCCGGCCGTGGACTCAATACCGGCACCCTGGACCTGGCACGGAAAGAGACCGGCAAGGCCCGAGGCACGCCCCTGCTCAAGCGACTCAAGGAGTAA
- the putA gene encoding trifunctional transcriptional regulator/proline dehydrogenase/L-glutamate gamma-semialdehyde dehydrogenase has translation MTTAVSAAPAASASSLPFGTFQAELLPAPSPLRAAITAAYRRDEREAVQWLLQQVQGQQPWKDATQQLARKLVQQVREKRTRSSGVDALMHEFSLSSEEGVALMCLAEALLRIPDRQTADRLIADKISKGDWRKHLGESPSLFVNAATWGLLITGKLVSTSSESGLTQAITRLIGKGGEPLIRKGVDLAMRMLGNQFVTGQTIEEALENSRDNEKRGYRYSYDMLGEAALTMHDADAYYQSYETAIHAIGRASNGRGIKDGPGISVKLSALHPRYSRAQHARVMNELLPRLKQLLLLAKQYDIGLNIDAEEADRLELSLDMMEVLVADPDLAGFEGLGFVVQGYQKRCPFVIDYLVDLARRHGRRLMIRLVKGAYWDSEIKRAQVDGLEGYPVYTRKVHTDLSYLTCAQKLLAATDVIYPQFATHNAHTLAAIYHWARQHQVDNYEFQCLHGMGETLYDQVVGADNLGKACRIYAPVGSHQTLLAYLVRRLLENGANSSFVNQIVDEAVPLDRLVADPIETVRSQGGMPHPAIALPHQLYGQERKNSAGIDLSNESRLRQLGELFVSMAQRQWHAAPLIAGEIAAQAAQAVRNPADHREVVGQVSEATVADVDTALSAATDYAPQWQSTPAAERAAMLERAADLLEEHIAELMALAVREAGKSLPNAIAEVREAVDFLRYYAIASRHDGNVLAWGPVVCISPWNFPLAIFIGEVSAALAAGNVVLAKPAEQTALIAHRAVQLLHEAGVPRAALQLLPGRGETVGAALTSDVRVKGVIFTGSTEVAQLINRTLAQRKHDDGDGSGEHGEVPLIAETGGQNALIVDSSALAEQVVQDVLSSAFDSAGQRCSALRILCLQEDIADRTLEMLKGAMAELRVGRPDRLSTDIGPVIDAEARENLLAHIERMRKTARAVHQLPLGEDCRHGTFVAPTVIEIDDLAQLQREVFGPVLHVLRYRRDALPQLIDAINATGYGLTLGVHSRIDETIDFVAQRAHVGNIYVNRNIVGAVVGVQPFGGEGKSGTGPKAGGPLYLKRLQRNAQLHEELTRAQPAELPNALLDSLLDWARTHGHERLATTGQRYHHDSLLQRSLLLPGPTGERNTLGFAPRGLVLCVAASVGTLLNQLAAAFATGNTVLVDEATAALLPAGLPVPVRASIRRASQPDAEPLQAALVDSHQAAAWRVRLAARDGALVPLILCSEDGAIPLWRLLAERALCVNTTAAGGNASLMTISV, from the coding sequence ATGACCACCGCCGTCTCCGCCGCGCCTGCGGCCTCCGCTTCCAGCCTGCCTTTTGGCACTTTCCAGGCCGAGTTGCTGCCGGCCCCCAGCCCGCTGCGTGCGGCCATCACCGCCGCCTATCGCCGCGACGAGCGCGAGGCCGTGCAGTGGCTGCTGCAGCAGGTCCAGGGCCAGCAGCCCTGGAAGGACGCCACCCAGCAACTGGCCAGGAAGCTGGTGCAGCAGGTGCGTGAAAAGCGCACCCGGTCCTCCGGCGTGGACGCGCTGATGCATGAATTCTCGTTGTCCTCGGAAGAGGGCGTGGCCCTGATGTGCCTGGCCGAAGCGCTGCTGCGCATCCCCGACCGCCAGACCGCCGACCGCCTCATCGCCGACAAGATCAGCAAGGGCGACTGGCGCAAGCACCTCGGTGAATCACCGTCGCTGTTCGTCAATGCCGCCACCTGGGGTCTGCTCATCACCGGCAAGCTGGTTTCCACCAGCAGCGAAAGCGGCCTCACGCAAGCCATCACGCGCTTGATCGGCAAGGGCGGCGAGCCGCTCATCCGCAAGGGCGTGGACTTGGCCATGCGCATGCTGGGCAACCAGTTCGTGACCGGCCAGACCATCGAAGAAGCGCTGGAAAACAGCCGTGACAACGAAAAGCGTGGCTATCGCTATTCCTACGACATGCTGGGCGAGGCAGCGCTGACCATGCACGACGCCGATGCCTACTACCAGTCCTACGAGACCGCCATCCACGCCATCGGCCGCGCCTCCAACGGCCGCGGCATCAAGGATGGCCCGGGCATCTCGGTCAAGCTCTCGGCCCTGCATCCGCGCTACTCGCGCGCCCAGCATGCGCGGGTGATGAATGAACTGCTGCCGCGCCTGAAGCAGTTGCTGCTGCTGGCCAAGCAATACGACATTGGCCTGAACATCGACGCCGAAGAAGCCGACCGCCTCGAACTGTCGCTGGACATGATGGAAGTGCTGGTGGCCGACCCGGACCTGGCCGGTTTCGAGGGCCTGGGCTTCGTGGTGCAGGGCTATCAGAAGCGCTGCCCCTTCGTGATCGACTACCTGGTGGATCTGGCGCGCCGTCATGGTCGTCGCCTGATGATCCGCCTGGTCAAGGGCGCCTACTGGGACAGCGAAATCAAGCGTGCCCAGGTCGATGGTCTGGAGGGCTATCCGGTCTATACCCGCAAGGTGCATACCGATCTGTCCTACCTGACCTGCGCGCAAAAGTTGCTGGCCGCCACCGATGTGATCTATCCGCAATTCGCCACGCACAATGCGCACACGCTGGCGGCGATCTATCACTGGGCCAGGCAGCATCAGGTCGACAACTACGAATTCCAGTGCCTGCACGGCATGGGCGAGACCCTGTACGACCAGGTGGTCGGTGCCGACAATCTGGGCAAGGCCTGCCGTATCTATGCCCCGGTCGGTTCGCACCAGACCCTGCTGGCCTACCTGGTGCGGCGCCTGCTGGAAAACGGCGCCAACTCCTCCTTCGTCAACCAGATCGTGGATGAAGCCGTACCGCTGGATCGCCTGGTGGCCGATCCCATCGAGACCGTGCGCTCCCAGGGCGGCATGCCGCATCCGGCCATCGCCCTGCCGCATCAGCTGTATGGCCAGGAGCGCAAGAATTCGGCGGGCATCGATCTCTCCAATGAATCACGCCTGCGACAACTGGGCGAGCTGTTCGTCTCCATGGCCCAGCGCCAATGGCATGCCGCGCCGCTGATCGCCGGCGAGATCGCTGCACAAGCCGCACAGGCCGTGCGCAATCCGGCCGATCATCGCGAAGTGGTGGGACAGGTGAGCGAAGCCACGGTGGCCGATGTCGATACCGCCCTCAGTGCGGCCACCGACTATGCCCCGCAATGGCAATCGACCCCGGCCGCCGAGCGCGCCGCCATGCTGGAACGCGCGGCCGACCTGCTGGAAGAGCACATCGCAGAACTGATGGCGCTGGCCGTGCGCGAAGCCGGCAAGTCCTTGCCCAATGCGATTGCCGAAGTGCGCGAAGCGGTCGATTTCCTGCGCTACTACGCCATCGCCTCCCGTCACGATGGCAACGTGCTGGCCTGGGGCCCGGTGGTCTGCATCAGTCCGTGGAATTTCCCGCTGGCGATCTTCATCGGCGAGGTCAGCGCTGCCCTGGCCGCGGGCAATGTGGTGCTGGCCAAGCCGGCCGAGCAGACCGCGCTGATCGCCCATCGCGCCGTGCAACTGCTGCACGAAGCGGGCGTGCCGCGCGCTGCGCTGCAATTGCTACCGGGCCGTGGTGAGACCGTGGGTGCCGCGCTGACCTCGGATGTGCGCGTCAAGGGCGTGATCTTCACCGGCTCCACCGAAGTGGCGCAGTTGATCAACCGTACCCTGGCCCAGCGCAAGCACGATGATGGCGATGGCAGCGGGGAACATGGCGAGGTGCCGCTGATCGCCGAGACCGGTGGCCAGAATGCGTTGATCGTCGATTCCTCGGCGCTGGCCGAACAGGTGGTACAGGACGTGCTGTCCTCGGCCTTCGACAGCGCCGGCCAGCGTTGCTCTGCCCTGCGCATCCTGTGCCTGCAGGAAGACATCGCCGACCGTACCCTGGAGATGTTGAAGGGCGCCATGGCCGAACTGCGCGTGGGCCGTCCGGATCGCCTCTCCACCGACATCGGTCCGGTCATCGATGCCGAGGCCCGGGAGAACCTGCTGGCCCACATCGAACGCATGCGCAAGACCGCGCGCGCCGTGCACCAGCTGCCGCTGGGCGAGGATTGCCGGCACGGCACCTTCGTGGCCCCGACCGTGATCGAGATCGACGACCTGGCGCAACTGCAGCGCGAAGTCTTCGGCCCCGTGCTGCACGTGCTGCGCTATCGCCGCGATGCCCTGCCGCAGCTGATCGACGCCATCAATGCCACCGGCTATGGCCTGACCCTGGGCGTGCATTCGCGCATCGACGAGACCATCGATTTCGTGGCCCAGCGTGCGCACGTGGGCAATATCTACGTCAACCGCAATATCGTGGGCGCGGTGGTGGGCGTGCAGCCCTTCGGCGGCGAAGGCAAGTCCGGCACCGGTCCCAAGGCCGGTGGCCCGCTCTACCTCAAGCGCCTGCAGCGCAATGCGCAACTGCACGAGGAACTGACCCGCGCGCAACCGGCGGAGCTGCCCAATGCGTTGCTGGACAGCCTGCTGGACTGGGCGCGCACGCACGGCCATGAACGTCTGGCCACCACCGGCCAGCGCTATCACCACGACAGCCTGTTGCAACGCAGCCTGTTGCTGCCCGGCCCGACCGGCGAGCGCAATACGCTGGGCTTCGCCCCGCGCGGGCTGGTACTGTGCGTGGCCGCCAGCGTCGGTACGCTGTTGAATCAACTGGCTGCGGCCTTTGCCACCGGCAATACGGTGCTGGTCGATGAGGCCACGGCGGCGTTGTTGCCGGCCGGCCTGCCCGTCCCGGTGCGTGCGTCCATCCGCCGTGCCAGCCAGCCCGATGCCGAGCCACTGCAAGCGGCTCTGGTGGACAGCCATCAGGCCGCCGCCTGGCGCGTGCGCCTGGCTGCACGGGACGGCGCGCTGGTGCCGCTGATCCTGTGCAGCGAAGATGGCGCCATCCCGCTGTGGCGCCTGCTGGCCGAGCGTGCGCTGTGCGTCAACACCACGGCCGCGGGCGGCAATGCCAGCCTGATGACCATTTCGGTGTAA